From the Senegalimassilia faecalis genome, one window contains:
- a CDS encoding trimeric intracellular cation channel family protein, protein MLETALAIPYWLELAATIAGAVFGALSAVRARYDIFGVCCIAIVVGLAGGIMRDVLLQDYGIYAFQKPNLIIACVITGVAVFYFGKLITYFDPFVDFLDNLSVALWAVIGTGKALSAGLDIVPAVILGTITANGGGIVRDICMNREPEAFQAGTVYVSAALIGALAFALMKQNHLFDQYAAITCVVLVLGIRYAALKFGWRTRPARDYSDAVTQAVAKPVKHVVSRVRTHRRPSRAAQTTGLTGKIPPVTAKGVTGSMPPISSGSPSNTGSMAAVGTPSGVTSTDGENIYYPASDDQPTRPESET, encoded by the coding sequence ATGCTTGAAACCGCTCTGGCTATTCCGTATTGGCTCGAGCTTGCCGCTACCATCGCCGGCGCCGTGTTCGGGGCGTTAAGCGCCGTGCGCGCCCGCTACGACATCTTCGGCGTGTGCTGCATTGCCATCGTCGTTGGCTTGGCGGGCGGCATCATGCGCGACGTCCTGCTGCAAGATTACGGCATTTACGCATTTCAGAAGCCGAATCTGATTATCGCGTGCGTCATCACGGGCGTGGCGGTGTTCTACTTCGGCAAGCTCATCACGTACTTCGACCCGTTCGTGGACTTCCTGGACAACCTGTCGGTGGCGCTGTGGGCCGTCATCGGCACGGGCAAGGCGCTGTCGGCCGGGCTTGACATCGTGCCGGCCGTTATACTGGGCACTATCACGGCAAACGGCGGTGGCATCGTGCGCGACATCTGCATGAACCGCGAGCCCGAGGCGTTCCAAGCGGGCACGGTGTACGTGTCGGCGGCGCTTATCGGCGCGCTGGCGTTCGCGCTTATGAAGCAGAACCACCTGTTCGACCAATACGCGGCCATCACGTGCGTGGTGCTGGTGCTGGGCATTCGCTATGCGGCGCTGAAGTTCGGCTGGCGCACGCGTCCGGCGCGCGACTATTCCGATGCTGTCACGCAAGCAGTGGCCAAGCCCGTCAAGCATGTGGTGTCGCGCGTGCGCACGCACCGTCGTCCCAGCCGCGCGGCGCAGACGACGGGCCTGACGGGCAAGATTCCGCCGGTAACGGCGAAGGGCGTGACGGGCAGCATGCCGCCGATTTCTTCCGGCAGCCCCTCGAATACGGGCAGCATGGCCGCCGTCGGCACGCCAAGCGGCGTCACCAGCACCGACGGCGAGAACATCTACTATCCCGCAAGCGACGACCAGCCCACGCGCCCCGAAAGCGAAACGTAA
- a CDS encoding zinc dependent phospholipase C family protein, with translation MPAIITHDFFGRDVYDCLFQTIGGSRDEADAFLLGNQGPDPLFYAVASLRITQYHKLGNTMHSSKPAELLAAFKESLDVLDEEEQAVGRAYALGFLCHYALDSTMHPLVYCNEYALCDAGEPGLTRDDGSEVHGVIESEFDEMVLFVKRGDTIATFNPSREILHASPFVLRAVSKMYAYIALNVYGEIVPSNLFDLSVRCFRRVQALFYSPSGMKRDVIGRVERVMRPHSFYQSMSHRAIESTESVFANHERAPWTNPFTGDVRTTSFWDLFEQAQGKAKTLIAAFDQPGYTVEKTRELTGELDFSGKPTQAQVLAVD, from the coding sequence ATGCCTGCGATCATCACCCACGATTTCTTCGGCCGCGACGTCTACGATTGCCTGTTCCAGACCATCGGCGGCTCGCGCGACGAAGCCGACGCGTTCTTACTGGGAAACCAGGGCCCCGACCCGCTGTTCTACGCTGTGGCAAGCCTGCGCATCACCCAGTACCACAAGCTGGGCAACACCATGCATTCGTCGAAACCCGCCGAGCTTTTGGCTGCGTTTAAGGAATCGCTTGATGTGCTTGACGAGGAAGAGCAGGCCGTTGGCCGCGCCTATGCGCTGGGTTTTCTGTGCCACTATGCGCTTGATTCCACCATGCACCCGCTGGTGTACTGCAACGAATACGCCCTGTGCGATGCCGGCGAGCCCGGCTTGACGCGCGACGACGGCAGCGAGGTGCACGGCGTCATCGAAAGCGAATTCGACGAGATGGTGCTGTTCGTCAAGCGTGGCGACACCATCGCAACGTTCAACCCCTCGCGCGAGATTCTGCACGCCAGCCCGTTCGTGTTGCGCGCCGTGTCGAAGATGTACGCCTACATTGCCCTGAACGTGTACGGCGAAATCGTGCCGTCGAACTTGTTCGACCTGTCCGTGCGGTGCTTCCGCCGCGTGCAGGCGCTGTTTTATTCGCCATCGGGCATGAAGCGCGATGTCATCGGCCGTGTGGAGCGCGTGATGCGCCCGCATTCGTTCTATCAGTCCATGAGCCACCGCGCCATCGAGTCGACCGAAAGCGTGTTCGCAAACCACGAGCGCGCCCCTTGGACGAATCCGTTCACCGGCGATGTGCGCACCACCAGCTTCTGGGATTTGTTCGAGCAGGCGCAGGGCAAGGCCAAAACGCTTATCGCCGCGTTCGATCAGCCCGGCTATACCGTGGAGAAAACGCGCGAACTTACCGGTGAGCTGGACTTTTCCGGCAAGCCAACGCAGGCGCAGGTCCTGGCGGTCGACTAG
- a CDS encoding MBL fold metallo-hydrolase, with the protein MAYKVKGTCVDVSFAVLGAIANNVYFVTDGVSTIVVDPSCKPDVIMEALGGRKLDAIVLTHRHFDHVGAAAELRRRTGATVIASAIDADTIEGKKPVSRMERPFEPCPVDHRVNHGDVLKIGNMPWKVIMTPGHTEGSICLFLDPQFGDHPEAKPVLIAGDTLFCGSIGRTDFEGGSMSAMRKSLKRLAALPDDTVVLPGHGSLTTIAGERRRVFAFYA; encoded by the coding sequence GTGGCTTATAAGGTTAAGGGAACGTGCGTGGACGTGTCGTTCGCGGTGCTGGGCGCTATCGCGAACAACGTGTACTTCGTAACGGATGGGGTGTCTACCATTGTGGTGGACCCGTCGTGCAAGCCCGACGTGATCATGGAGGCGCTTGGCGGGCGCAAACTGGACGCCATCGTGCTGACGCACCGCCATTTCGACCACGTGGGCGCCGCGGCCGAGTTGCGCCGCCGCACGGGTGCCACCGTCATCGCGTCGGCCATTGACGCCGACACCATCGAGGGCAAAAAGCCCGTGTCGCGCATGGAGCGTCCGTTCGAGCCGTGCCCGGTCGACCATCGCGTGAACCACGGCGACGTGCTGAAAATCGGCAACATGCCTTGGAAGGTCATCATGACGCCTGGCCACACGGAAGGCAGCATATGCCTGTTCCTGGACCCGCAGTTCGGCGACCATCCGGAAGCGAAGCCCGTGCTTATTGCAGGCGACACGCTGTTCTGCGGTTCCATCGGCCGCACGGACTTCGAGGGCGGCAGCATGTCGGCCATGCGCAAGTCGCTCAAACGCCTGGCCGCGCTGCCCGACGACACCGTAGTCCTCCCCGGCCATGGCAGCCTCACCACCATAGCCGGCGAACGCCGCCGAGTATTCGCGTTCTATGCGTAG
- a CDS encoding MFS transporter produces the protein MGFGLRSLSKRERSWVLYDVGNSAYVMLSATLIPIYFAAIADPGSSAVVAWGYATTVASLVLALLMPFLGSLADLKGNKKKFLAGTIGTGAVSLAVMGIPDDAMVFLVLYVFSSVMLNASMVFYDAFLVDATEQDRYDEVSSQGYAWGYIGSCIPFIVCLVIVLFGSSVGINQLDGIRISFVITAAWWVAFSVPIWRDVHQTHFKPRESHLFRRTLAGLVGTCKKIAHDKRLLMYMLAFFFYIDGVHTIITMSTSYGTDLGIDSTQLVLALLLTQFVAFPSAIAYGRLAGRFGTKKLLLVAVFAYFCITLFAAFFLRSAAEFWVLAVCVGLFQGGIQALSRSEFGKLIPKEHANEYYGFFDIFGKYATIMGTLLVSVFTQVTGSSSYGVLSVAVLFVIGFVLLWKMPEGEAE, from the coding sequence ATGGGATTCGGCCTTCGCAGCCTGTCGAAACGCGAGCGCAGCTGGGTGCTATACGACGTGGGCAATTCCGCTTACGTCATGCTGTCGGCTACGTTGATTCCCATCTATTTCGCCGCCATTGCCGACCCAGGCTCTTCTGCGGTGGTGGCCTGGGGCTATGCAACCACCGTGGCCTCGCTGGTGCTGGCGCTGCTTATGCCGTTTTTAGGCAGCTTGGCCGACCTGAAGGGCAACAAGAAGAAGTTTTTGGCTGGCACCATCGGCACCGGCGCCGTGTCGCTTGCCGTTATGGGCATACCTGACGACGCGATGGTGTTTTTGGTGCTGTACGTGTTCTCGTCGGTGATGCTGAACGCGTCCATGGTGTTTTACGACGCGTTTTTGGTGGACGCCACCGAGCAGGACCGCTACGATGAGGTGTCGTCGCAGGGCTATGCGTGGGGCTACATCGGGTCGTGCATCCCGTTCATCGTGTGCCTGGTCATCGTGCTGTTCGGCAGCTCGGTGGGCATCAACCAGCTTGACGGCATTCGCATCTCGTTCGTGATCACGGCCGCGTGGTGGGTGGCGTTTTCCGTGCCCATCTGGCGCGACGTGCACCAAACGCACTTCAAGCCACGCGAGTCGCACCTGTTCCGCCGCACGCTCGCGGGCTTGGTGGGCACGTGCAAGAAGATTGCGCACGACAAGCGCCTGCTCATGTACATGCTGGCGTTCTTCTTCTACATCGACGGCGTGCACACCATCATCACCATGTCCACCAGCTACGGCACCGATCTGGGCATCGACTCCACGCAGCTGGTGCTGGCGCTTCTGCTGACGCAGTTCGTGGCGTTTCCCTCCGCCATTGCCTATGGCCGCTTGGCCGGGCGCTTCGGCACGAAGAAGCTGCTGCTGGTGGCCGTGTTCGCGTATTTCTGCATCACGCTGTTCGCGGCGTTCTTCCTGCGCTCGGCCGCTGAGTTCTGGGTGCTGGCCGTGTGCGTGGGTTTGTTCCAGGGCGGCATCCAAGCGCTGTCGCGCAGCGAGTTCGGCAAGCTTATCCCGAAGGAGCACGCGAACGAGTACTACGGCTTCTTCGACATCTTCGGCAAGTATGCCACCATCATGGGCACGCTGCTGGTAAGCGTGTTCACCCAGGTCACAGGCTCTAGTTCTTACGGCGTGCTCAGCGTAGCCGTGCTGTTCGTCATCGGCTTCGTGCTGCTGTGGAAGATGCCCGAAGGCGAAGCGGAGTAA